The Arthrobacter sp. NicSoilC5 genome has a window encoding:
- a CDS encoding MarR family transcriptional regulator, with amino-acid sequence MSAGPEVAAARDTLATAASTAAAAERTAAAFAAAGFPKMPARTLLALVSSEQGSLTAAELADRLGASAAAVSGAVRYLQTVGFVHRISQPGSRRDLYALHEDEWYVVSMRNSPVYEKLAALTDATAETLPEGSPARARVAEMARFYRFLKARMPALLDEWEREREGER; translated from the coding sequence ATGAGCGCCGGCCCCGAGGTGGCGGCTGCCAGGGACACGCTGGCCACCGCGGCTTCCACCGCCGCCGCGGCCGAACGGACTGCAGCCGCGTTCGCCGCAGCAGGGTTCCCCAAGATGCCCGCCCGGACGCTGCTGGCGCTGGTGTCCTCCGAACAGGGGAGCCTCACGGCTGCTGAACTCGCGGACCGGCTGGGCGCCAGCGCCGCCGCGGTATCCGGCGCCGTCCGGTACCTGCAGACCGTGGGCTTTGTCCACCGGATCTCACAGCCCGGCAGCCGCCGCGACCTCTATGCCCTGCACGAGGACGAGTGGTACGTGGTGTCAATGCGCAACAGCCCCGTCTACGAGAAGCTCGCGGCACTGACCGATGCGACGGCGGAAACACTCCCGGAGGGTTCCCCGGCGCGCGCCAGGGTGGCGGAGATGGCCAGGTTCTACCGCTTCCTCAAAGCACGGATGCCGGCACTGCTGGACGAATGGGAGCGCGAGCGGGAGGGGGAGCGGTGA
- a CDS encoding ABC transporter ATP-binding protein: MNTVVQTVGLHKHFGHVRALDGLDLEVQRGEIHGFLGPNGAGKSTTLRVLLGLARATSGSATVLGYEPWTQAVELHRRLAYVPGDVRLWPNLSGGETIDLLSRLRGGAADGAAYRRRKDHLCQVFDFDPAKKGRAYSKGNRQKVALIAALATEAELYLLDEPTSGLDPLMEEVFRRELLAAVDRGATVLLSSHILSEVEVLCQRVSIIRAGRIVDGGTLDSLRHLTRSEVSFAADGLDPEALARLGAVHDLALDAGRVRVSADSDRIAEVLPALGALGVQGLTIVPPSLEELFLRHYGDTSLGAETGAETPSESTHGSRRHLLGARGRS; this comes from the coding sequence ATGAATACCGTTGTCCAAACAGTGGGGTTGCACAAACACTTCGGCCACGTCAGGGCCCTCGACGGGTTGGACCTGGAAGTCCAGCGCGGGGAGATCCACGGATTCCTTGGCCCGAACGGCGCGGGAAAGTCCACCACCCTGCGCGTCCTCCTGGGCCTGGCGCGGGCAACCTCCGGCTCTGCCACCGTCCTGGGATACGAGCCCTGGACCCAGGCCGTGGAACTGCACCGCCGCCTGGCCTACGTGCCCGGCGACGTCCGGCTCTGGCCCAACCTCTCCGGCGGTGAAACCATCGACCTGCTCTCGCGGCTGCGCGGCGGCGCGGCGGACGGTGCCGCGTACCGCCGGCGGAAGGACCACCTGTGCCAGGTGTTCGACTTTGATCCGGCGAAGAAGGGCCGCGCCTACTCCAAGGGCAACCGGCAGAAGGTTGCGCTGATCGCCGCCCTCGCCACCGAAGCCGAGCTCTACCTGCTGGACGAGCCCACCAGCGGCCTTGACCCGCTCATGGAGGAAGTGTTCCGCCGGGAGCTGCTCGCCGCCGTCGACCGCGGGGCCACCGTGCTGCTGTCCAGCCACATCCTCTCCGAGGTGGAGGTGCTGTGCCAACGCGTGAGCATCATCCGGGCAGGCAGGATTGTCGACGGCGGCACGCTGGACTCGCTGCGGCACCTCACCAGGTCGGAAGTTTCCTTCGCCGCGGACGGGCTGGACCCGGAGGCCCTGGCCCGGCTGGGTGCGGTGCATGACCTGGCGCTCGACGCCGGACGGGTCCGGGTCAGCGCGGACTCGGACCGGATCGCAGAGGTCCTTCCCGCCCTGGGCGCCTTGGGCGTGCAAGGTTTGACGATCGTCCCGCCGTCCCTGGAAGAGCTCTTCCTGCGGCACTACGGGGATACCTCGCTGGGCGCTGAAACCGGGGCCGAAACGCCTTCCGAATCCACCCACGGCTCCCGGCGGCACCTGCTGGGCGCGAGGGGGCGGAGCTGA
- a CDS encoding MFS transporter has translation MTPDRSVPGAQATRSSTAPLYAAGFVTAFGAHSIAAGLGAQSENIGLTLLNLGILLALYDVAEVFLKPVFGALSDRIGAKPVIVGGLFAFAALSLIGLGAADPFILALARLGQGAAASAFSPSSSAMVARMARGGKAGTYFGRYGSWKSLGYIIGPPLGAGLILAGGFPLLFGTLSALAAPTAVWVLVSVPHLAPLPRKRYTVMDLARQVGERRFLVPTMVLAASTGALGAAVGFLPALATRHGLDAFAGTAAVSVVALGSVLTQPWIGRLRDRHAVTDNKGTTTGLLLIAAGIALVAAAPGVVTIFLAAALVGSGIGVATPLGFAHLADTTPPERMGRTMGSAELGRELGDAGGPLLVGAIATATALPFGLGALALLVAAAAVPRLDPVKPTA, from the coding sequence ATGACCCCCGACAGATCCGTGCCAGGCGCGCAGGCCACCCGCTCGTCGACGGCACCGCTGTATGCGGCGGGCTTCGTCACGGCTTTCGGCGCCCACAGCATCGCGGCGGGGCTGGGCGCGCAGAGCGAAAACATCGGCCTGACCCTGCTGAACCTCGGTATCCTGCTGGCCCTCTACGACGTGGCGGAGGTGTTCCTCAAGCCGGTCTTCGGCGCCCTCAGCGACCGCATCGGCGCCAAACCTGTCATCGTCGGCGGCCTGTTCGCCTTCGCGGCACTGTCGCTGATTGGCCTCGGCGCCGCCGATCCGTTCATCCTGGCCCTGGCCCGGCTGGGACAGGGGGCCGCAGCGTCGGCCTTCTCGCCGTCGTCGTCCGCCATGGTGGCAAGGATGGCCCGCGGCGGAAAGGCCGGGACCTACTTTGGCCGGTACGGGTCCTGGAAGAGCCTTGGCTACATCATTGGGCCGCCGCTGGGCGCCGGCCTGATCCTGGCCGGCGGGTTCCCGCTGCTGTTCGGCACGCTGTCAGCGCTGGCGGCGCCCACGGCCGTCTGGGTGCTGGTGTCGGTGCCGCACCTGGCGCCGCTGCCGCGCAAGCGGTATACCGTGATGGACCTGGCCCGGCAGGTGGGCGAGCGTCGTTTCCTGGTCCCCACGATGGTGCTTGCCGCCTCGACAGGTGCCCTGGGTGCCGCCGTCGGCTTCCTCCCCGCGCTGGCCACCCGCCACGGCCTGGACGCCTTCGCCGGGACGGCGGCAGTGAGCGTGGTGGCACTGGGCTCGGTGCTCACCCAGCCGTGGATCGGCCGTCTGCGGGACCGGCACGCCGTCACCGACAACAAGGGCACGACGACGGGCCTGCTGCTGATTGCCGCGGGCATCGCTTTGGTGGCGGCCGCCCCGGGAGTGGTCACCATCTTCCTTGCGGCTGCACTGGTTGGCTCGGGCATCGGCGTGGCCACCCCGCTGGGGTTCGCGCACCTGGCGGACACCACGCCGCCGGAGCGGATGGGCCGGACCATGGGCTCGGCCGAGCTGGGGCGCGAACTGGGCGACGCCGGCGGACCACTGCTGGTGGGCGCCATTGCCACAGCCACCGCCCTGCCGTTCGGGCTGGGCGCGTTGGCACTGCTGGTGGCCGCCGCCGCCGTGCCGCGGCTGGACCCTGTCAAGCCCACCGCCTGA
- a CDS encoding phosphatase PAP2 family protein, producing the protein MTSSRQLSIRTPARPAPGSAFLFVLSTVACIAGLVATYYFFVQTTTGQFIDESALVEAVEIHGPAGKAATQFLDWLPTISLVMAAVVVLFVTVIRRHWAEAGIAVAACIGANVATQVLKDLLPPRPDKGVLTLELNSLPSGHTTLAASAAAAVFLMASPRWRPMAGFVGGSFAIASGVSTLINQWHRPADVVAAFLLVGAFMIPAGWLILRRGSWNEWDGFGDHLGSARIWLTLPVLIGLGSAGVAVYSLIRIAPSPWQETSTTNYFWAGISLIVIAGYLATVATTSLFAYAARRQEAPGR; encoded by the coding sequence ATGACTTCCTCACGGCAACTCTCCATCAGGACTCCGGCACGGCCTGCCCCGGGCTCGGCGTTCCTGTTTGTGCTGTCCACGGTGGCGTGCATTGCCGGGCTGGTTGCCACCTATTACTTCTTCGTCCAGACCACCACGGGCCAGTTCATCGATGAGTCCGCGCTGGTGGAAGCGGTGGAGATCCACGGGCCCGCGGGCAAGGCCGCCACCCAGTTCCTTGACTGGCTGCCCACCATCTCCCTTGTGATGGCCGCCGTCGTGGTCCTGTTTGTCACCGTGATCCGGCGGCACTGGGCGGAGGCCGGGATTGCCGTGGCCGCGTGCATTGGCGCGAACGTGGCGACCCAGGTGCTCAAGGACCTGCTGCCGCCGCGCCCGGACAAAGGCGTGCTGACCCTGGAACTGAACTCGTTGCCTTCCGGCCACACCACGCTGGCGGCGTCCGCTGCCGCCGCGGTGTTCCTCATGGCGTCCCCGCGCTGGCGACCCATGGCCGGCTTCGTTGGCGGCTCCTTCGCCATCGCGTCCGGGGTGTCCACCCTGATCAACCAGTGGCACCGGCCCGCGGACGTGGTGGCGGCGTTCCTGCTGGTGGGGGCCTTCATGATTCCGGCGGGCTGGCTGATCCTCCGGCGCGGGTCCTGGAACGAGTGGGACGGGTTCGGCGACCACCTCGGCTCGGCCCGGATCTGGCTCACGCTGCCGGTGCTGATCGGGCTGGGTTCGGCCGGGGTTGCGGTGTATTCACTCATCCGGATTGCGCCCAGCCCGTGGCAGGAAACCAGCACCACCAACTACTTCTGGGCCGGCATCTCGCTGATCGTCATCGCGGGATACCTGGCCACGGTGGCCACCACGTCGCTGTTCGCGTACGCCGCACGGCGGCAGGAAGCGCCCGGGCGGTAA
- a CDS encoding GtrA family protein, with the protein MSVTARLFPSTPMAKFALIGAVGAVMNLLIMLALVDLGMEYVGAAIAASEITIISNFVMQERYVFNDGAARQHPVSHRFLHSFTFNTTESFIRTPFLWCLVELTHIASPVAQGLALAASFFLRYAFHQKLVYAKASVIESGGTTADIQGFRSPRRRIAPGLSIFGAGKDKSAE; encoded by the coding sequence ATGAGTGTCACAGCCCGCCTTTTCCCTTCGACCCCCATGGCAAAGTTCGCGCTCATTGGCGCGGTGGGGGCAGTGATGAACCTGCTCATCATGCTGGCCCTGGTGGATCTGGGCATGGAATATGTGGGAGCTGCGATTGCTGCCAGCGAAATAACCATCATCTCCAACTTCGTCATGCAGGAGCGGTACGTTTTCAATGATGGCGCGGCGCGGCAGCACCCGGTCAGTCACCGGTTCCTCCACTCGTTCACGTTCAACACCACCGAGTCGTTCATCCGGACGCCCTTCCTGTGGTGCCTGGTCGAACTGACCCATATCGCCAGCCCCGTTGCCCAGGGACTGGCTCTGGCGGCGTCGTTCTTTCTGCGGTACGCATTCCATCAAAAGCTGGTCTACGCCAAGGCATCAGTGATCGAATCTGGAGGCACGACGGCTGACATCCAGGGCTTTCGATCGCCTCGGAGACGAATTGCCCCTGGCCTTTCGATTTTCGGGGCAGGGAAGGACAAGAGCGCGGAATGA
- a CDS encoding glycosyltransferase family 39 protein codes for MSTFAGLVRRLSPDQRAATLVALSAAVLAGWNLTNAPEYQDDEGTYTAQALSVLNGSLAPYTYWYDHPPLGWVQLSLLSWIPPLLGQGGQSAVGQMRYVVAVFFVASTVLVYLIARRLELRQVFAVTAAALFCLSPLSLVLGRQVFIDNVGVPWLLVAFYLMLSPQLKLWHHIGAGVCFAVAVLSKETLAIFGPALLLALLHRPSWKTRLFSLVGFMSIGGLVLGFYPLLALLQGELVAGPGHVSLQDAFAYQFISRPGSGSLFDGHSGRTELVMGWVYYDKYLLVAGIMAALVCLLRRETRWIPAALALFSLPVIIGRGYLPAMYVIAAIPFLVMAIAVAADLTWRGVLLLFPAVPLGRHTQGIRNPGMGTRIAALGITGGAMLAVTTVLLLPQWMAMNRTLLVSNTNADWQNAMEWSRNNLPKEDTALVPYSMWQDINGDGRHDPWKVIALEKMDLDSAFEVHHPEGWRAIQWIVEGPPTARNIRNLALTNAGKALDHSRIVASFGPWHIRQVQVGPENDGQPGTPPPPVPAGEGQ; via the coding sequence GTGTCCACATTCGCCGGCCTCGTCCGCAGGCTGAGCCCGGATCAACGCGCGGCAACTCTGGTCGCCCTATCCGCGGCTGTCCTCGCCGGCTGGAACCTGACCAACGCCCCGGAATACCAGGATGATGAAGGGACGTACACCGCCCAGGCGCTGTCCGTCCTTAACGGCAGTTTGGCCCCTTACACCTACTGGTACGATCATCCGCCGCTGGGTTGGGTGCAACTTTCGCTGCTCTCATGGATACCTCCCCTTCTGGGGCAGGGAGGCCAGAGCGCCGTGGGACAGATGCGGTACGTCGTCGCCGTCTTCTTTGTCGCCAGTACAGTGCTGGTCTATCTCATCGCCCGGAGGCTTGAACTCCGGCAAGTCTTCGCTGTAACGGCGGCCGCGCTCTTCTGTCTGTCTCCCCTTTCCCTGGTCCTGGGCCGCCAGGTGTTCATCGATAACGTCGGCGTGCCATGGCTTTTGGTCGCGTTCTACCTGATGCTGTCACCCCAGTTGAAACTTTGGCACCATATCGGCGCTGGAGTATGTTTTGCAGTCGCCGTGCTGTCAAAAGAAACGCTGGCGATCTTCGGCCCCGCGCTGTTGCTGGCCCTGCTGCACCGCCCCAGTTGGAAGACGCGGCTCTTTTCGCTCGTAGGATTCATGTCCATAGGTGGGCTGGTACTCGGGTTCTACCCGTTGCTGGCGCTGCTCCAAGGTGAGCTGGTCGCCGGACCGGGGCACGTCTCGCTACAGGACGCCTTCGCTTACCAGTTCATCTCCCGGCCCGGTTCCGGGAGCCTTTTTGACGGCCATTCAGGACGCACAGAGCTGGTAATGGGCTGGGTCTACTACGATAAATATCTCCTTGTCGCAGGCATTATGGCGGCACTCGTCTGCCTGCTCCGGCGGGAAACGAGGTGGATCCCTGCCGCGCTGGCCTTGTTTTCGCTCCCTGTGATCATCGGTCGCGGTTATCTCCCGGCCATGTACGTTATTGCTGCTATTCCCTTCCTGGTGATGGCGATCGCGGTCGCTGCCGACCTAACCTGGCGTGGCGTGTTGCTGCTCTTTCCGGCCGTCCCGCTTGGCAGGCACACCCAGGGCATCCGGAATCCTGGAATGGGTACCCGCATTGCAGCCCTAGGCATTACCGGGGGAGCCATGCTGGCCGTCACAACGGTTTTGCTGCTGCCACAATGGATGGCCATGAACAGGACACTCCTGGTCAGCAACACCAACGCCGACTGGCAGAACGCCATGGAGTGGTCCAGGAACAACCTGCCCAAGGAAGATACGGCCTTGGTCCCCTACTCGATGTGGCAGGACATCAACGGGGACGGAAGGCACGATCCCTGGAAAGTGATCGCACTGGAGAAGATGGACCTTGACTCCGCGTTCGAGGTTCATCACCCTGAAGGATGGCGGGCGATCCAATGGATCGTTGAGGGACCTCCGACAGCCCGCAATATCCGCAACCTTGCCCTGACGAATGCAGGCAAGGCTCTTGACCACTCACGAATCGTCGCATCCTTTGGGCCCTGGCACATCCGTCAGGTGCAGGTCGGACCTGAAAATGACGGCCAGCCGGGCACCCCGCCTCCGCCTGTACCTGCAGGGGAGGGCCAATGA
- a CDS encoding glycosyltransferase family 2 protein has translation MFSNAIYFAVEFSIAFMSLALFVIALSTVYMSTHAWWDPLTQDSTSYTELLPAPALSFSLIVPCRHESERVMASTLEHLCSQEYPNFEVIISVGHDDPDTVKTARKLAAERPGRVRVSVDSGQVKSKPQQLNTALAMCHNDVVGIFDAESIAAPDLLLHVDSCFRAKGADVVQGAVQLVNYRDTWYSLRNCLEYFMWFRSRLHAYAKQGFIPLGGNTVFVRREVLSAINGWDSRCLAEDCDLGVRLSVLHRKIVIAYSPRLVTKEETPDSIRALVKQRTRWSLGFMQVYAKGDWRTLPILRQRCMAWWTLMQQHFMAFTGLCLPVSIVTALVGKFPLPVTLLTFAPLVPAMATVAFDICMLREFGQDHRFHIRVYDYMRLVLATPFYQILLAFSALRALIKFRRSDFRWEKTMHSGAHLDYVAARS, from the coding sequence ATGTTCTCGAACGCCATATATTTCGCTGTTGAGTTCTCCATTGCTTTCATGTCCCTTGCGCTGTTCGTCATAGCGCTATCCACCGTGTATATGAGTACCCACGCGTGGTGGGACCCCCTGACCCAGGATTCCACTTCCTACACAGAGCTTCTGCCCGCGCCTGCGCTGTCCTTCTCACTCATCGTGCCCTGCCGGCACGAGAGCGAACGTGTCATGGCCTCCACCCTTGAACATTTATGCAGCCAGGAGTACCCCAACTTTGAAGTGATCATCTCCGTGGGACATGATGACCCGGATACGGTAAAGACTGCCCGCAAGCTGGCCGCGGAGCGTCCCGGAAGGGTCCGGGTCAGTGTGGACTCGGGGCAGGTCAAGAGCAAGCCCCAGCAGTTGAACACAGCCCTTGCCATGTGTCACAACGACGTCGTAGGAATATTCGACGCCGAGTCCATAGCAGCGCCTGACCTTCTGCTGCACGTGGACAGCTGTTTCCGGGCAAAGGGCGCCGACGTCGTCCAGGGCGCAGTGCAACTGGTTAACTACCGGGACACCTGGTACTCACTCCGGAACTGCCTGGAGTACTTCATGTGGTTCCGCTCCAGGCTGCACGCATATGCAAAGCAGGGCTTCATTCCTTTGGGCGGGAACACCGTCTTCGTGCGTCGCGAGGTGCTCAGTGCAATCAATGGCTGGGATTCCCGTTGCTTGGCTGAGGACTGCGATCTGGGTGTCCGGCTTTCGGTTCTGCACCGAAAAATAGTGATTGCCTATTCCCCGCGCCTGGTCACGAAAGAGGAAACCCCCGATTCGATCCGGGCACTGGTCAAGCAGCGGACACGGTGGTCCCTGGGCTTCATGCAGGTCTATGCCAAAGGGGATTGGAGGACTTTGCCGATCCTGAGGCAGAGATGCATGGCGTGGTGGACCCTCATGCAGCAGCACTTCATGGCGTTCACCGGATTATGCCTGCCGGTCTCGATCGTCACAGCCCTGGTAGGAAAATTCCCGCTGCCTGTCACCCTTCTGACCTTTGCGCCCCTGGTCCCGGCCATGGCCACGGTGGCTTTCGACATCTGCATGCTGAGGGAGTTCGGGCAGGACCACCGCTTCCACATCAGGGTCTATGACTACATGCGTTTGGTCCTTGCGACGCCTTTCTATCAGATACTGCTTGCCTTTTCCGCGCTTCGGGCGCTTATCAAGTTCCGGCGCAGTGACTTTAGATGGGAAAAAACCATGCACTCCGGAGCACACCTGGATTACGTGGCGGCCCGCTCATGA
- a CDS encoding galactose oxidase early set domain-containing protein, giving the protein MACVLTIFALPASDPVVAADSTGPNLVQNPSLETGTNFPDCFQASGYGTPGTWTFTPGRVGGRSLTVTVTSYASGDRKALQKESSGCAPAVTPGQVYNLGVWYQSTVSVAITTFRHTSSGWSYWGDLGSVPASGTWAEAKAATPAIPAGTDQISFGLSIAASGSLTTDDYSLFATTTPAPPPTGELVVNGNLTTGSPVPDCFISAGWGTRTVTGSLTADVPATAPAGARSYAMTVSNYSNGDAKLLEAETPGCAPAVKAGSKYTISIDYKSSSAKNSVTVFSHTAAGWGYWTDLAQPAATDAWAVASATTPAIPDGVDALSFGLSVSANGTLTTTNYSMKEAASTQPPPPTGTPAQIGSWQVLNAPMPLRSIHSTLLSDGRLLLIAGSGNDGAAFAAGTFKASVWDPTAGTFTDVPVPYDMFCAGHVTLRDGKVLIGGGTAAFPTADSGPTTFKGSKASYYFDPKDNNFHQLADMAGAHWYPTMTKLGNGDIWSAGGLNENAEGTVLTEMFQSSSMSWLPSGNVPQTWSFWGTYPHMYLLSDGRMFYAGAHTFGNGLPGTGASLYDWKSAQIWDVSGLRQKDLRDQAGSVLVGPAQDQRVMIVGGGNTETNADAISLVDIIDLKQANPVYVPGPDLPGPGKAYVNVLNLPDRTVLAADGAQHNRSDNVLTAAIYQPSTNSWLSIGPDPVGRNYHSSAILLPDGRVAVLGTNPLDNSFDFRISVYSPPYMFNGTRPTVTAAPGSATYGQQISLQTTGTIKAAQLMSPMSATHQTDTNARLVDLPMTISGGTVNATIPNNPNMLPPGPYMLTVLDANNLPSIAKWVWIS; this is encoded by the coding sequence ATGGCATGCGTGCTGACCATCTTCGCCCTCCCGGCATCAGATCCCGTGGTGGCTGCCGACAGTACCGGGCCTAATCTCGTGCAGAACCCGTCACTGGAGACCGGCACGAACTTTCCTGATTGTTTCCAGGCCTCCGGCTATGGCACGCCGGGCACATGGACTTTCACGCCTGGGCGCGTGGGGGGACGTTCACTGACCGTCACAGTGACGTCCTATGCCTCGGGGGACCGAAAGGCACTGCAGAAGGAGTCGAGTGGCTGCGCTCCTGCGGTCACCCCAGGCCAGGTCTACAACCTGGGGGTTTGGTACCAGTCAACCGTCAGTGTTGCCATCACCACCTTCCGCCACACATCGAGCGGGTGGTCTTACTGGGGCGATCTTGGATCAGTGCCGGCTTCCGGCACCTGGGCGGAAGCGAAAGCCGCTACACCGGCCATCCCGGCGGGGACAGACCAGATCTCCTTTGGACTCTCCATTGCTGCCTCGGGAAGTCTGACAACAGATGATTACTCGCTGTTTGCAACCACCACACCTGCGCCCCCTCCGACGGGAGAGTTGGTGGTGAATGGGAACCTGACCACCGGAAGCCCAGTGCCTGACTGCTTCATCTCCGCAGGGTGGGGCACCCGGACGGTGACGGGGTCCCTTACCGCAGACGTTCCAGCCACTGCACCCGCCGGAGCACGCTCCTATGCAATGACCGTTTCCAATTACTCCAACGGTGACGCCAAACTCCTCGAGGCTGAAACTCCGGGGTGCGCCCCGGCCGTGAAAGCGGGTTCGAAGTACACCATCTCCATTGATTACAAGTCCAGCTCGGCCAAAAACTCTGTCACCGTGTTCAGCCACACGGCGGCCGGGTGGGGCTACTGGACTGATCTGGCCCAACCGGCGGCTACCGACGCGTGGGCCGTTGCCTCAGCTACCACACCTGCTATTCCTGACGGCGTAGATGCCCTGTCCTTTGGGTTGTCCGTTTCCGCGAACGGCACGCTGACCACCACCAACTACTCAATGAAGGAAGCCGCAAGCACCCAGCCACCGCCTCCTACGGGTACGCCGGCGCAAATAGGGTCGTGGCAGGTCCTCAATGCACCGATGCCGCTGAGGTCGATACATTCGACGCTCCTCAGCGACGGGAGGCTCCTGCTCATCGCCGGCTCAGGCAATGATGGAGCGGCCTTTGCGGCAGGCACCTTCAAAGCTTCGGTATGGGACCCCACCGCAGGAACCTTCACCGATGTCCCGGTTCCTTATGACATGTTCTGCGCCGGCCATGTCACCCTTCGCGACGGAAAAGTTCTCATCGGCGGCGGTACGGCAGCGTTCCCGACCGCCGACTCAGGTCCCACCACCTTCAAAGGGTCCAAGGCGAGCTATTACTTTGATCCCAAGGACAACAACTTCCACCAGTTGGCGGACATGGCCGGGGCGCACTGGTACCCGACAATGACAAAGCTCGGCAACGGTGATATCTGGTCGGCCGGTGGCCTGAACGAGAACGCTGAAGGCACTGTCCTGACGGAGATGTTCCAGAGCTCCAGCATGAGTTGGCTGCCTTCTGGAAACGTGCCGCAGACCTGGAGTTTCTGGGGAACGTACCCGCACATGTATCTGCTTTCTGATGGCCGTATGTTCTATGCGGGGGCACACACGTTCGGCAACGGCCTGCCCGGTACTGGTGCCTCCCTTTATGACTGGAAGTCTGCCCAGATATGGGATGTCTCTGGCCTGAGGCAGAAAGACCTGCGCGACCAGGCCGGATCTGTTCTGGTCGGCCCGGCACAGGATCAACGGGTGATGATCGTTGGCGGGGGCAATACCGAGACCAACGCCGACGCAATCAGCCTTGTGGACATCATCGACCTGAAACAGGCCAACCCCGTCTATGTTCCCGGGCCCGACTTGCCCGGTCCCGGCAAGGCGTACGTAAATGTGCTGAACCTGCCTGACCGTACAGTGCTTGCTGCCGATGGGGCGCAGCACAACCGTTCTGACAACGTCCTGACTGCAGCCATATACCAGCCTTCCACCAACAGTTGGCTGAGTATTGGTCCGGATCCTGTAGGCCGCAATTACCACTCTTCCGCCATCCTCCTCCCGGACGGGCGCGTAGCAGTTCTGGGCACGAACCCACTGGATAACTCTTTCGACTTCAGGATTTCCGTCTACTCCCCGCCGTATATGTTCAACGGCACACGACCCACAGTCACAGCCGCCCCCGGTTCTGCTACCTACGGTCAGCAGATCAGCCTGCAGACAACGGGGACCATAAAAGCTGCCCAACTGATGTCACCGATGTCCGCGACGCATCAAACGGACACCAACGCCCGCCTGGTAGATCTGCCCATGACCATCAGCGGCGGCACAGTCAACGCCACCATCCCCAACAACCCCAACATGCTTCCTCCCGGCCCGTACATGCTGACCGTGTTGGACGCCAACAACCTTCCAAGCATTGCGAAATGGGTGTGGATATCGTGA
- a CDS encoding VOC family protein, which yields MSCRISELVLNCDDPELLARFWSDVLGYVELDREDGMIEIGPANAGFGGLQPTIILSASSNPRVGRLPLHIDVNPVDRDQDAELERLLALGARPADVGQTGDEQWHVLQDPEGNEFCLLRKRLDPEIVTKKDH from the coding sequence ATGTCATGCCGAATCAGTGAACTGGTCCTGAACTGCGACGACCCGGAACTGCTTGCGCGGTTCTGGAGTGACGTCCTTGGTTATGTCGAGCTGGACAGGGAGGACGGGATGATTGAGATCGGGCCGGCTAACGCCGGGTTCGGCGGCCTGCAGCCCACGATCATCTTGAGCGCCAGCAGCAACCCGCGGGTGGGGCGGCTTCCCCTGCACATCGACGTCAACCCGGTGGACCGGGACCAGGACGCCGAACTGGAACGGCTGCTGGCCCTTGGTGCCCGGCCGGCCGACGTGGGGCAGACCGGGGACGAACAGTGGCACGTCCTGCAGGACCCCGAAGGAAACGAATTCTGCCTCCTGCGGAAGCGCCTCGATCCCGAAATCGTTACCAAAAAGGATCACTAA
- a CDS encoding signal peptidase I yields the protein MAADLTERLLGGAAEPSKQWTGTAATTPARGSKRKAVWAAVGRFLSMAAMLVALFAALVLIVVPVATGSQTYTILTKSMAQKYPPGTFMVMKPVPFEELKYGDVITFQLYSGRPDVETHRIVGFGSTQQGEKTLITRGDNNGANDPNPVRAIQVKGKLFYAVPYVGFVANFLGNSDRGTWTVIAAVALIGYGAITVYKSVRKTRKRGTPTAEAG from the coding sequence GTGGCTGCTGACCTGACCGAACGCCTGCTTGGCGGCGCAGCCGAACCCTCAAAGCAGTGGACCGGGACTGCGGCAACCACGCCAGCAAGAGGAAGCAAACGCAAAGCCGTCTGGGCCGCCGTCGGACGCTTCTTGAGCATGGCCGCCATGCTGGTGGCGCTGTTCGCCGCCCTGGTCCTGATTGTGGTGCCGGTGGCGACGGGTTCGCAGACCTACACGATCCTCACCAAGTCCATGGCGCAGAAGTATCCGCCAGGCACCTTCATGGTGATGAAGCCGGTGCCGTTTGAAGAGCTCAAGTACGGCGACGTCATCACGTTCCAGCTGTACTCGGGCCGGCCGGACGTGGAAACACACCGGATTGTGGGCTTCGGTTCCACCCAACAGGGCGAGAAGACGCTGATTACCAGGGGTGACAACAACGGCGCCAACGATCCCAATCCGGTTCGTGCCATCCAAGTCAAAGGCAAGCTGTTCTATGCCGTCCCGTACGTGGGTTTCGTGGCCAACTTCCTGGGGAACTCCGACCGGGGGACGTGGACCGTCATCGCCGCCGTCGCCCTCATCGGCTACGGAGCCATCACGGTCTACAAGTCCGTCCGCAAGACCCGCAAGCGCGGTACCCCGACTGCCGAGGCTGGGTAA